Part of the Mycolicibacterium thermoresistibile genome, GGCCAGAACGACGGTCGCCCACTGATCTCCGGTGTACCGGAAGAACACCGGCACGGTGTTGAAGGACAGATTCGCCGCACCGTGCAGCAGCAGCGCGGCGAGCACACTGCCGCCGGTGTGTGCCGCGACCCAGACGAAAAGCAGTGAGGCGCCGACGATCATCATGGTGAACACCGCAAACGGGGCGTCGTGCTGGGTGGTTCCGGGGACGAACGCCATCGGCAGATGCCAGACCGCCCAGATCAGACCGAGCACGACACCGGCCGCCAGCGGTGACAGCCGCCGCTGCAGCCGGGGCAATGCGTAACCGCGCCAACCGAACTCCTCACCCAGCGGAGCGATGATCGACGACACCGCCGCGGCCGCGGTCGGCGCGACGAACCAGGCGTCGGCGCCGGAGACCGGCCGCGTCAGCGCCACCGCGGCCACCGCGACGACGAACGGCGCCAACAGCACCACGGCATACCAGCGCAGGCCGAATCGCCACCGTCCGGCGGACTTCCACAGCTGCGCGGCGCCGCGGCGGCCCGCAGTGACCGACACCACCGCGAACGCGGTCAGCGTCGGCGCGAGAATGCCGAAGAGCCGCAACAGCGCCTGATCGTCGGCACGCACCGAGATCACACCCCGGGCGGCCAGGATGACCGGCAGATAGCACAGCCAGGTGGCCGCCAGCGTGAGGACGAAGAAGGCGACGAGCGCGACCAGCGGGCGACGCTCGGCGGGTGGCGTGGACCTGTGCGCCGACCTCATCGCCGTGGAGTGCGGATCCGCAACGCGCCCGGCACCGCCGACACCTCGACCGGCAACGGGCAGGCGTATTCACCGTCGGCGTAGGCGTTGATGCCCGGGCAGTCGATCCCGATCGTGCGGACCCGTTCGGTCGTCACCTCGTCGAGTTCGACGTGGGTGCCCTTGAACACGGTGGGGAACAACCGGATCAACCTGGTGCGCGACTCCGTGGCGATCATCGTGACGTCGAGCAGCCCGTCGCGGGGATCGGCGTTCGGGCAGATCAGCATCCCGCCGCCGTAGCTGCGGGTGTTGCCGACCGCGGCCAGCGTCAGCATGGTCTGCACCTCGCGGCCGTCGAGGGTCAGCCGGAACGGCAGCAGGCGCAGCTTCGACAGTTCGGCGAGCACGGCCAGGTTGTACCGCATCCGCCCGTGCGGCCACCGCATCCGGTTGGTGCGGTCGGTGACCAGCGAGTCGAACCCCGCCGCCAGTACTGTGCCGAACCACTTGTCGGTCCCGTCGGCGCCGCGGATCCGGCCCAGGTCGACCACCTCGGTGACACCGTCGACCACGACGTCGGCGGCGGCCTCCGGATCCTTTGTCGGGATGCCGAATTCGCGGGCGTGGTCATTGCCGGTGCCGGCCGGGATGATGCCCAGCGGAACATCGGTTCCGGCGAGCACCTGTAGGGCCAGCGAGACGACGCCGTCCCCGCCGACCACCACCAGGGCGTCCATGTCGTGGTCGAGGGCGCCCTCGACCAGCCGACGGGCATGGTCGGCGTCGCGGCCGGCGATCGCCACCACGTCCACCCCGCGGGCGGTGAAC contains:
- a CDS encoding CPBP family intramembrane glutamic endopeptidase translates to MRSAHRSTPPAERRPLVALVAFFVLTLAATWLCYLPVILAARGVISVRADDQALLRLFGILAPTLTAFAVVSVTAGRRGAAQLWKSAGRWRFGLRWYAVVLLAPFVVAVAAVALTRPVSGADAWFVAPTAAAAVSSIIAPLGEEFGWRGYALPRLQRRLSPLAAGVVLGLIWAVWHLPMAFVPGTTQHDAPFAVFTMMIVGASLLFVWVAAHTGGSVLAALLLHGAANLSFNTVPVFFRYTGDQWATVVLAVLYLVIGLVLVLRMQTGSDRPDTER
- a CDS encoding diacylglycerol kinase, which produces MLTNPASGHGSAPHAAERAAARFTARGVDVVAIAGRDADHARRLVEGALDHDMDALVVVGGDGVVSLALQVLAGTDVPLGIIPAGTGNDHAREFGIPTKDPEAAADVVVDGVTEVVDLGRIRGADGTDKWFGTVLAAGFDSLVTDRTNRMRWPHGRMRYNLAVLAELSKLRLLPFRLTLDGREVQTMLTLAAVGNTRSYGGGMLICPNADPRDGLLDVTMIATESRTRLIRLFPTVFKGTHVELDEVTTERVRTIGIDCPGINAYADGEYACPLPVEVSAVPGALRIRTPRR